The genomic window CGGTTTCAGCCTATCAGATTGCTGATGACCTGTCGCAAACGCGCGGGAAACGCGTTGCCCCCAACAGCGTTTATCGCATCCTTGATGTGTTCGTGGCCAAAAACCTCACGGTGAAGATTGAAAGCGCGAATGCTTTCCTTGCCAACTCTCATCCGGGTGAGGAGCACGATTGTGTGTTTCTGGTCTGCGATACCTGCGGCACAGCCTCGCACGTTGATAGTGAGACGGTTGGGCAAAATTTGCGCGATATAGCCAGCTCACAGAATTTTCGCGCTGATCGGCCGATCCTCGAAATTCGGGGCAAGTGTTCAGACTGTCGTTAAAAGAGCGATCCCAAGAAGCATCGGCTTGCACTGCGGCTGATCCTTCCTCGCAAAGAGACAAGTGCCTCCCCCTGCGGTTTGAGCAATAAAGCGTTTATCGACAGACTTAATCTTTCAGTGTAGTGGTTAGCGTTATGAGTCCAACGCTGAACACACCTTTGCTCGACACGGTTCCAACGCCTGACGAGCTCCGCCAGCTCAAGCCTGAGCAATTGCGCCAACTTTCCGATGAACTTCGCGCTGAAATGATCGACGCCGTCAGTGTTTCTGGCGGGCATCTGGGCTCCGGGCTTGGCGTGGTCGAACTGACCGTTGCAATCCACTATGTCTTCAACACGCCCGACGACAAGCTGATCTGGGATGTGGGTCACCAATGCTACCCGCACAAAATCTTGACCGGCAGGCGCGACCGCATTCGCACCATCCGTCAAGGCGGTGGGCTTTCCGGCTTCACCAAGCGCGCTGAGAGCGAATACGATCCGTTTGGCGCGGCGCACTCTTCGACCTCGATTTCGGCAGCTTTGGGCTTTGCGGTGGCGAACAAGCTCAACAACAAGCCGGGCCGCGGGATTGCGGTGATCGGCGATGGCGCGATGAGCGCTGGCATGGCCTATGAGGCGATGAACAACGCAGCGCAGGCGGGCAATCGCCTGGTGGTGATCCTCAACGACAACGATATGTCTATCGCGCCTCCGGTCGGCGGGCTCTCGGCTTATCTTGCGCGCATGGTGTCATCGTCAGAATACCTCGGCCTGCGCAGCCTTGCCTCTAAAGCAGTCAAGAAAATGAGCCGCCGCGTCCACGAAGGGCTTCGCAAGGCAGAGGAATATTCGCGCGGCATGGTGACGGGCGGCACTCTGTTTGAAGAGCTTGGTTTTTATTATGTCGGCCCGATTGACGGCCACAATCTCGATCATCTGATCCCGGTTCTTGAAAATGTGCGCGACACCTCGGAAGGCCCGGTGCTGATCCATGTCGTCACCGAAAAGGGTAAGGGCTACAAACCCGCCGAAGAAAGCGCCGACAAATATCACGGCGTGCCCAAGTTCAACGTGATCACGGGCGAAAAGCAAAAGGGCGCTGGCGGGCCTCCGGCCTATCAGAATGTCTTTGGCGATACGCTGGCTGATCTGGCGGATAAGGATGATCGCATCTGCGCAATCACTGCCGCAATGCCATCGGGCACAGGGGTTGACCGCTTTGCACAGCGTCACCCTGACCGCAGCTTTGATGTGGGCATTGCCGAACAGCACGGCGTGACTTTTGCAGCAGGGCTCGCCGCACAAGGGATGCGTCCCTTTGCCGCGATTTACTCAACCTTCCTGCAACGCGCCTATGACCAGGTGGTCCACGATGTCGCGATCCAGAATTTGCCGGTGCGCTTTGCGATTGACCGGGCTGGTCTTGTGGGCGCGGACGGTTGTACTCACGCAGGCTCGTTCGACATCACCTATCTTGCAACGCTTCCCAACATGGTCGTGATGGCCGCCGCCGATGAGGCAGAGCTTGCGCACATGACCTACACCGCAGCGGAGTATGACGATGGCCCGATTGCCTTCCGCTATCCGCGCGGAAGTGGCGTTGGCGTGCCTTTGCCCGATGTGCCCGAAAAGCTTGAAATCGGAAAAGGCCGTGTCGTTCGCGAAGGCTCCAAGGTCGCAATTCTGTCTCTGGGTGCGCGGCTGGAAGAGGCCAAGAAGGCGGCCGATCAACTGGAAGCAAAGGGGCTGTCGACGACCGTTGCCGATATGCGCTTTGCCAAACCATTGGATGAAGACCTGATCGCCCGCCTCGTGCGCGAACATGAGGTGGTGATTACGTTGGAAGAAGGCGCAATTGGTGGCCTTGGCGCTCATGTCTTGACCTATGCCTCAGACAAGGGGCTCATGGACAATGGCCTCAAGATCCGCACCATGCGTTTGCCCGACATTTATCAGGATCAGGATTCGCCTGAAAAACAATATGATGAGGCAGGGCTCAACGCCCCGCATATTGTTGAGACGGCTTTGAAGGCACTCAAGCACAATTCTTCCGTAGTTGAGGAAGCGAGCGCTTAAGAGTAGTGTTGCCCCTCGAAACCTGTGGGGGGTGTCATGGAAATTATGCAAAACTGGGTGCTGATCGTTTGCGTGCTCGCTTTTACGCTATGCGTTGTGGGCGGCCTTCTTATCCTGTTTGAGCGTTGGACACCCAGCAATCCGCACACGGCCAAATTTCTTGTGACCGGAGTGGTGGCTTCCGCAGTTGCCGCCGTGACACCGGGCGCAGGAAATCTGTTCGCCGCTGAAAAGCCGCCGGTTGCGCCCGGGCCGCTCAATGGCGGCAATTATGATGGCATTGGTAACGGGGGCGCTGGTGGCGGAGATATTACGGCTCCGCTAGAAGCTGAGCCCACATCAACGCCCTCTCCCACGCCGGCCGCTACACCCACGCCGACGCCTTCCCCTTCGCCAACTCCGACGCCCCCGGCCGCTGAGGCAGAGCCGCAATTTTCAGCAGAGGTGCGCAAATGGGCGGAAACCACCCTCCCGCCGCGCCCTTTTCTGGATAAGCCTTTGGGGAGCGCCTATCCCCCCTGCGCCGCGCGGCTGAGAGCGGCGGGGGAGCCCGATGGCCCATCAAGCGAGGCAGACACCTGCTTCAACCAGCTTCAGGCCTACAACTCGCAGGTTTTGATCCCGCATCGGGACCGCCGAGCCAAATATATTCCGCAGCTCCAGCAGCGTTCACGTGATGAACGCAATGAAGAGCGCTGGCGCTATTTGACGGCAGAGCACGCCTCCTTCACCTTTGGCGATGATGCACAAGGTTTTGAAAGGGTCAGCGCAGTGTTCAAATGCGACGAACATTTGATGATCAACTTGCGCAAATATGGTCTTTTAAAAGAGGCCGAGGATTGCCCCCGCAGCCTTAGCGAGGCCGGGTGATTGCTACCGCGCCGGGATTGACCTGCGATGCACCCATGATCGCTGGCGCGTCGCTGGGTTTAACCTTGGGCTCGCCGGGCATTTCGTCCACGGCCTCATCGGTGCCAAGTTCATCAGTGCCAGCCTCATCCAGCTCTTCATCGCCATAGTCGATTTCGCCATCAAGCACTTCGCGAACGATATTGGGCTTGGGCGGAACAGGCTCGCCTTTCAAAAGCGCAATATCGCGCTCGCGCGTCCACAAATAGCTTTCACGGCGCGCGACATAGGGGTCGATGGTGGCATCAATGCGCTGTAATTCCTCGTCCACTTCAAGCCGTTCATCCAGCGAGCTGATGACGAAGAA from Erythrobacter sp. SCSIO 43205 includes these protein-coding regions:
- the dxs gene encoding 1-deoxy-D-xylulose-5-phosphate synthase, giving the protein MSPTLNTPLLDTVPTPDELRQLKPEQLRQLSDELRAEMIDAVSVSGGHLGSGLGVVELTVAIHYVFNTPDDKLIWDVGHQCYPHKILTGRRDRIRTIRQGGGLSGFTKRAESEYDPFGAAHSSTSISAALGFAVANKLNNKPGRGIAVIGDGAMSAGMAYEAMNNAAQAGNRLVVILNDNDMSIAPPVGGLSAYLARMVSSSEYLGLRSLASKAVKKMSRRVHEGLRKAEEYSRGMVTGGTLFEELGFYYVGPIDGHNLDHLIPVLENVRDTSEGPVLIHVVTEKGKGYKPAEESADKYHGVPKFNVITGEKQKGAGGPPAYQNVFGDTLADLADKDDRICAITAAMPSGTGVDRFAQRHPDRSFDVGIAEQHGVTFAAGLAAQGMRPFAAIYSTFLQRAYDQVVHDVAIQNLPVRFAIDRAGLVGADGCTHAGSFDITYLATLPNMVVMAAADEAELAHMTYTAAEYDDGPIAFRYPRGSGVGVPLPDVPEKLEIGKGRVVREGSKVAILSLGARLEEAKKAADQLEAKGLSTTVADMRFAKPLDEDLIARLVREHEVVITLEEGAIGGLGAHVLTYASDKGLMDNGLKIRTMRLPDIYQDQDSPEKQYDEAGLNAPHIVETALKALKHNSSVVEEASA
- a CDS encoding Fur family transcriptional regulator — its product is MAHDHSHSHANCGRDVEALKAKARDALIAAGEQWTAMREAVFVELARYDSPVSAYQIADDLSQTRGKRVAPNSVYRILDVFVAKNLTVKIESANAFLANSHPGEEHDCVFLVCDTCGTASHVDSETVGQNLRDIASSQNFRADRPILEIRGKCSDCR